A genomic stretch from Oreochromis niloticus isolate F11D_XX linkage group LG11, O_niloticus_UMD_NMBU, whole genome shotgun sequence includes:
- the p3h3 gene encoding prolyl 3-hydroxylase 3 isoform X2 encodes MWDLWALDWVHQKAECLRFCIGRSVTHVGQLPVSADIEYEFGTRNPYNFLQVTYYKLEKLQRAASAAHTYFVANPSHLEMRNNIEKYRRMDGVTDEDFQDRESHNEKHWVLYDAALQLEANSEWKQAAEKWKACVNETLQQTEECRVQCEVASQRLPEDRGVDSVDGVFEKAAALSLSLLSCRQSCVTQVATRPGRISAQEDFLPTQLEHLHIAQFKAGDISGALQTLRSLLLFYPSDKDSLDNLQLYHETLGGDTESQSAQPAQEIVRYISHSLQEKKLLYFGMENLDFTFTDPDLWTPEDVVPESLREIWRAEKEKMNEKMKVGEQQEEVDDSGFFAGGPVPQVGVTITMDDEMLNGTNRVVLDGVMTEKECDRILQLASVAGSLGDGYRGRRSPHTPHETFEGLTVLRAVKLAQEGLVNQSDAKLLHELGDRVRTVLHSYFRSPSGLFITFTHLVCRTAVTDDQKGRLDLSHPVHVDNCLLEPETKQCWKEPPAFTHRDLSAILYLNDDFDGGELFFTNRDAKTVTARVKPSCGRLVGFSSGPVNPHGVTAVTRGRRCALALWFTKEKLYRDREREEAEAVWAADGHSVVKTDEETEGGATSSRNARSQVTKEKKRERGRVTGGKDEL; translated from the exons ATGTGGGACCTCTGGGCCCTGGACTGGGTGCATCAAAAAGCTGAGTGTTTGAGGTTCTGCATTGGACGCTCTGTCACACATGTTGGACagcttcctgtttctgctgatATAGAGTACGAGTTTGGCACTCGCAACCCTTATAACTTTCTGCAAGTCACCTACTACAAG CTAGAAAAGTTGCAGAGGGCGGCATCGGCAGCTCATACCTACTTTGTGGCCAACCCCTCTCACCTGGAGATGAGAAACAACATCGAGAAGTACAGACGGATGGACGGCGTGACCGACGAAGATTTCCAGGACAGAGAGAGTCACAATGAGAAACACTGG GTCCTGTATGATGCTGCACTGCAGCTCGAGGCTAACTCTGAATGGAAGCAAGCAGCAGAGAAATGGAAAGCTTGTGTGAATGAAACCCTGCAGCAGACAGAGGAGTGCAGGGTGCAGTGTGAAGTCGCTTCCCAACGGCTGCCTGAGGACAGGGGAGTTGACAGCGTTGACGGCGTGTTTGAAAAGGCAGCAG CCCTCTCCCTCTCGCTGCTCTCATGCCGACAGTCATGCGTGACTCAAGTGGCCACACGACCTGGAAGGATTTCTGCTCAGGAGGACTTCCTGCCAACACAGCTTGAGCATCTGCACATCGCACAGTTTAAAG CCGGTGACATAAGCGGGGCGTTGCAGACACTTCGCTCTCTCCTGCTGTTTTACCCCTCTGACAAGGACTCCTTAGACAACCTGCAGCTCTACCATGAGACACTAGGGGGAGACACAGAGTCACAGAGCGCACAGCCTGCTCAG GAGATTGTCAGATACATCAGCCACTCCTTGCAGGagaagaagctgttgtattttggtatGGAGAACCTCGACTTCACTTTCACAGATCCA GATCTTTGGACTCCAGAAGATGTTGTACCTGAATCATTGAGGGAGATCTGgag agctgaaaaagagaaaatgaatgagaaaatgaaagtggGCGAGCAGCAAGAGGAAGTGGATGACAGTGGGTTTTTTGCAG gtggtccgGTGCCTCAGGTGGGCGTGACGATCACAATGGACGACGAGATGCTGAACGGCACCAATCGAGTCGTCCTGGATGGAGTCATGACGGAGAAGGAGTGTGACAGAATACTGCAGTTAGCATCA GTGGCAGGATCTCTTGGAGATGGCTATCGAGGACGGCGGTCTCCACACACTCCTCATGAGACGTTTGAAGGTCTGACTGTCCTCAGGGCGGTGAAG TTGGCTCAGGAAGGCCTGGTGAACCAATCAGATGCCAAGCTGTTACATGAGCTGGGTGATAGAGTGCGAACCGTGCTGCACTCCTACTTCAGGAGCCCCTCAGgacttttcatcacttttacACACCTGGTCTGTCGCACTGCTGTCACAG acGATCAGAAGGGCAGGCTCGACCTCTCTCACCCCGTCCACGTTGACAACTGTCTCCTCGAGCCGGAAACCAAGCAGTGTTGGAAGGAACCACCAGCTTTCACACACAGAGACCTCAG CGCCATCCTCTACCTGAATGACGACTTTGATGGCGGAGAGTTGTTCTTCACTAACAGAGACGCCAAGACAGTAACG GCTCGAGTGAAACCCAGCTGTGGTCGACTGGTGGGCTTCTCCTCGGGTCCGGTAAATCCTCACGGTGTTACCGCGGTAACCAGAGGCCGGCGGTGCGCCCTGGCCCTCTGGTTCACAAAGGAGAAGCTCTACAGGGACAGG GAGCGAGAGGAGGCAGAGGCCGTGTGGGCTGCAGATGGACACAGTGTGGTGAAAACGGACGAGGAGACCGAGGGCGGCGCCACCTCTAGCCGCAATGCTCGGAGCCAAGTGACAAAGGAGAAGAAGCGAGAGAGAGGCAGGGTGACGGGGGGCAAGGATGAGCTGTGA